The following proteins are co-located in the Dyadobacter chenwenxiniae genome:
- a CDS encoding GumC family protein: MNYKKSTHLTQSHEGLHEKFDLKAYLRRYLHYWYLFFLTIPLCLGAAYLYLIVTQPTYVSQTTLLIKDSKTQVGPDETIMKEMAQFNGNKVLENEIGILKSQLLMGMVVKQLNLDISFQARDGLKTIDLYGQSPIKIDAQIVTDYAYAHPLIINTDSAGFFRVNNGSTYYRIGTQIRTSWGLFSVVKGTPSDYREVEVQFHNPQALTRGMLGRLTVGVLYPQSTLLELSFEDTSVQKSKDILNKLLDVYVQSSLNDKNSEASNTLKFIESRLGLITGELSEVEKDVEVYKKSKGLTDISAESQLFLENIKENDSKLNEIETQIKVLESVDHYIQNAGDGAPAPATYMIDDPILVSLLTKFNELSLQRERYARITQVENPLFETVNTQMDQTRQAIQENVQNLKRGMAATKENLSGINTKFSSGLSSIPKKEREYVGIKRQQTIKENLYLYLLQKREETALAYASTVTDSRLVDAPISSYMPVKPKRSVIWLGAGLAGLVIPLILINLLFMLNSTVQNREEVERITNASILAEIGMMKGKGKNPSESIIKVTSRSAVAEQFRALRTNLQYMGDGSCRTIMLTSSISSEGKSFISINLAVSLASSDKRVILIGLDLRKPSLHNRLDITNKKGASNYLVGLKNLDELIQPSGLHPQFDVLSCGPLPPNPSELLSNGRLPELIAELRERYDYILIDSPPYGLVTDAALIAEHVDATLYVVRFNHTLLDHLKHIKELQRTKRFANLSLIYNGVDYAFGYGYVYGSGGNAYGYHTEDVEDSKFGFKTLKKLAGMF, translated from the coding sequence ATGAATTACAAAAAATCTACGCATCTAACGCAATCTCACGAGGGCCTTCACGAAAAATTTGACCTTAAGGCTTACTTACGCCGCTATCTCCACTATTGGTATTTATTTTTCCTGACCATTCCCCTGTGCCTGGGTGCAGCATACTTATACCTGATCGTCACACAACCAACATATGTATCCCAAACCACATTGCTGATCAAGGACAGCAAAACGCAGGTAGGTCCTGATGAAACCATCATGAAGGAAATGGCTCAGTTCAATGGCAACAAGGTCCTTGAAAATGAGATTGGTATCCTCAAATCGCAACTGCTCATGGGAATGGTCGTCAAGCAGCTTAACCTGGACATTTCCTTCCAGGCCAGGGACGGGCTGAAAACAATCGACTTATACGGACAAAGCCCGATTAAGATTGATGCGCAGATCGTTACAGACTATGCTTATGCGCATCCGCTGATTATCAACACGGACAGCGCTGGATTCTTCCGCGTCAATAACGGTTCGACATATTATCGCATAGGCACACAAATACGCACTTCATGGGGACTGTTTTCAGTAGTCAAAGGAACACCATCCGATTATCGGGAGGTGGAGGTGCAGTTCCATAATCCGCAGGCGCTCACCCGGGGAATGCTCGGCAGGCTTACAGTTGGCGTCCTTTATCCGCAAAGCACGTTGCTGGAACTGAGCTTTGAAGATACATCGGTTCAAAAGTCAAAAGACATCCTCAATAAGCTGCTGGACGTGTATGTCCAATCCTCTTTGAATGATAAAAACAGCGAAGCTTCCAACACGCTGAAATTCATAGAAAGCCGCCTCGGATTAATCACAGGCGAGCTTAGCGAGGTTGAAAAAGATGTGGAAGTTTACAAAAAATCAAAAGGATTAACGGACATAAGCGCTGAGTCCCAGCTATTTCTGGAAAACATTAAGGAGAACGACAGCAAGCTGAACGAGATCGAAACGCAAATCAAGGTGCTGGAAAGCGTTGACCATTATATTCAGAATGCAGGAGATGGCGCCCCTGCCCCGGCCACCTACATGATCGACGACCCCATCCTGGTGTCCTTGCTTACAAAATTTAATGAGCTAAGCCTGCAACGCGAGCGCTATGCGAGGATTACACAAGTGGAAAACCCTCTTTTCGAGACGGTTAACACCCAAATGGACCAGACCAGACAGGCGATCCAGGAAAACGTGCAGAATCTCAAACGCGGGATGGCCGCCACCAAAGAAAATCTGAGTGGGATCAACACCAAGTTTTCATCCGGACTGAGCAGCATTCCGAAAAAGGAAAGGGAGTATGTTGGGATCAAACGGCAACAGACCATTAAAGAAAACCTATATCTGTATCTGCTCCAGAAAAGGGAAGAAACTGCTTTGGCTTACGCTTCTACGGTGACAGACAGCCGGTTAGTTGATGCGCCGATCTCGTCCTATATGCCGGTCAAGCCAAAACGGTCGGTTATCTGGCTTGGCGCAGGACTCGCCGGTCTGGTAATCCCGCTGATCCTGATCAACCTGCTGTTCATGCTCAACAGCACAGTGCAAAACCGGGAAGAGGTCGAGCGGATCACGAACGCATCTATTCTTGCGGAAATCGGGATGATGAAAGGAAAAGGAAAAAATCCTTCTGAATCCATTATTAAAGTGACCAGCAGAAGCGCTGTTGCCGAGCAATTCCGGGCACTGCGCACCAACCTGCAATATATGGGCGACGGCAGTTGCCGCACCATTATGCTCACCTCTTCGATCAGCAGCGAGGGGAAAAGTTTTATCAGTATTAATCTTGCTGTAAGCCTTGCATCGTCGGATAAGCGGGTGATCCTCATAGGATTAGACCTGCGCAAACCCTCCCTGCACAACCGGCTGGACATTACGAATAAAAAGGGCGCATCCAATTATCTGGTTGGACTGAAAAACCTCGATGAGCTTATCCAGCCATCCGGCCTGCATCCACAGTTTGATGTATTGTCCTGCGGTCCCCTGCCTCCTAATCCATCAGAGTTGCTAAGCAATGGCCGGCTCCCGGAACTCATAGCAGAACTGCGCGAACGATATGATTACATTTTAATCGACTCTCCGCCTTATGGATTGGTGACGGACGCCGCACTGATCGCAGAACATGTGGACGCGACATTATATGTGGTCAGGTTCAACCACACGCTTCTTGACCACCTGAAACACATCAAGGAATTGCAACGCACCAAACGCTTTGCTAATCTCAGCTTGATCTACAATGGTGTTGACTACGCATTTGGTTACGGCTATGTGTATGGCTCGGGTGGAAATGCCTACGGCTATCATACGGAAGATGTCGAGGACAGTAAGTTCGGATTTAAAACGCTGAAAAAACTGGCGGGCATGTTTTAG
- a CDS encoding lipopolysaccharide biosynthesis protein: MKKLSEQMQTHAVYDKAVKWGKLVAITGGTQAAVQAMGLITGILIIRLLPMKEYAYYTIANTVLGTMMVLSDSGINNAIMSQGGPVWKDKQQLGTVLSTGLYLRRRFAVLSLCVSLPILLFFLIHQGAGWPTSLLIAAALVPAFTAGLSDSILEIPSRLHQDIKSLQVNQLLVGIGRFLLSILSLSIFPWTFISLLANGIPRIWGNVKLKQNAGRFADFSKPVDAVVNAEMLKMVKRIFPLTVYYAYSGQIVIWLVSLSGTAFAVAQIGALGRISMILNFFNVMFAIMIIPRFARLNADRNKLLRSFLMIMGGLLTFSVLIVLISWLFSPVILSVLGREYADLETALVLNMAGSSLAMISGAVYGIYSSRGWTIQPFFSIGINLVTVAAGIMLLDVSNLKGVLIFNIVVAFAQFLVNTAFCGFKILKTKHLASA; encoded by the coding sequence TTGAAAAAACTTTCAGAACAAATGCAGACGCACGCTGTCTATGACAAAGCAGTGAAATGGGGTAAGCTTGTAGCGATTACCGGAGGAACGCAGGCGGCTGTTCAGGCAATGGGCCTGATAACAGGCATACTGATAATCCGGTTGTTGCCTATGAAAGAATATGCTTACTATACCATTGCCAACACGGTTTTAGGAACGATGATGGTGCTTTCCGACAGCGGGATCAACAATGCAATCATGTCGCAGGGCGGACCGGTATGGAAGGACAAGCAGCAATTGGGTACGGTTTTGTCGACGGGACTTTACCTAAGGCGCAGATTTGCTGTGCTAAGCTTGTGTGTTTCGCTTCCGATACTGTTGTTTTTTCTGATCCATCAGGGAGCAGGATGGCCCACGAGCTTATTGATTGCGGCGGCACTGGTCCCGGCATTTACTGCGGGGTTATCTGATTCGATCCTGGAAATCCCATCCAGGCTGCACCAGGACATCAAGTCGTTACAGGTGAACCAGTTACTGGTTGGGATCGGGCGCTTTTTACTGAGCATTCTTTCATTGTCCATTTTCCCCTGGACATTCATTTCGTTGCTGGCCAATGGGATACCCAGGATTTGGGGCAATGTAAAGCTGAAACAGAATGCAGGTCGGTTCGCTGATTTCAGCAAACCGGTGGATGCAGTTGTGAATGCGGAGATGCTTAAAATGGTTAAACGGATCTTTCCGTTGACAGTCTACTATGCTTATTCCGGCCAGATAGTGATCTGGTTGGTTTCGCTTTCCGGTACCGCATTTGCGGTGGCACAGATCGGGGCCTTGGGCAGGATATCGATGATTTTGAATTTTTTCAACGTCATGTTCGCGATCATGATCATTCCCAGATTTGCGCGGTTAAATGCGGACCGGAATAAGCTGTTGAGAAGCTTTTTAATGATTATGGGCGGGCTTTTAACGTTCTCGGTGCTGATCGTGCTCATTTCCTGGTTGTTCTCGCCGGTGATCCTGTCAGTTCTGGGCAGAGAGTATGCCGACCTGGAAACGGCATTGGTGCTGAATATGGCGGGAAGTTCGCTGGCAATGATCAGCGGGGCTGTTTATGGGATCTATTCCAGCAGAGGATGGACCATACAACCTTTCTTTTCCATTGGAATAAACCTAGTAACTGTGGCTGCTGGTATTATGCTCCTGGATGTGTCCAACCTGAAAGGTGTTTTGATATTCAACATAGTTGTTGCATTCGCCCAATTTCTGGTCAACACCGCTTTTTGTGGCTTTAAAATTCTGAAAACGAAGCATTTGGCATCAGCATGA
- a CDS encoding polysaccharide biosynthesis/export family protein, with protein MITRPQLLKLICLYSAGLLLIGSFDACVSPKKIVYFQGDSLRYSSGEVGQAYTPTIQKGDMLSIIVGSLSQEANEIFNAANQRSSSSMSYGSSGAPSVQPFGYLVRNDGCVELPMIGKIAVEGLETEAAADLVRKKLNRYLKEPSVIIHNLNFKVSVLGEVNRPAVYNIPNEKITLPEVLSLAGDLTIYGRRENIMIIREENGKREYVRVDLTSRDIFSSPFYYMHKNDLVYIEPTKAKMSANNRGFQVVPIVLGIVTALSVVLFRFI; from the coding sequence ATGATCACACGCCCTCAGTTACTAAAACTGATCTGTCTTTATAGTGCCGGATTATTGCTTATAGGTAGTTTCGATGCATGCGTCTCACCTAAGAAAATTGTATATTTCCAAGGAGACTCCCTTAGGTACTCATCCGGAGAGGTGGGACAGGCATACACACCGACCATTCAAAAAGGTGACATGCTTTCTATTATAGTAGGAAGCCTGAGCCAGGAGGCTAACGAGATCTTCAATGCCGCCAATCAGCGGAGCTCTTCGAGCATGAGTTACGGCAGCAGTGGTGCGCCTTCGGTGCAGCCTTTTGGCTATCTGGTTCGTAACGATGGCTGTGTTGAATTACCCATGATCGGCAAGATCGCCGTAGAAGGGCTCGAAACAGAAGCCGCCGCCGACCTGGTCCGCAAGAAACTCAACCGCTATCTTAAGGAACCTTCCGTTATCATTCATAATCTCAACTTCAAAGTCTCTGTGCTTGGCGAGGTGAACCGCCCTGCCGTTTACAATATCCCTAATGAAAAAATTACATTGCCGGAGGTCCTAAGCCTTGCCGGGGACCTGACCATTTACGGAAGGCGCGAAAATATCATGATTATCCGGGAGGAAAACGGTAAACGGGAATATGTCCGCGTGGACCTTACGTCCAGGGATATTTTCAGTTCTCCTTTTTATTATATGCATAAAAACGACCTGGTTTATATCGAGCCTACCAAGGCCAAGATGAGTGCCAATAACAGGGGTTTCCAGGTTGTGCCTATCGTGTTAGGCATTGTAACCGCGCTTAGTGTTGTACTATTCCGTTTCATTTAA